Proteins encoded in a region of the Manis javanica isolate MJ-LG chromosome 15, MJ_LKY, whole genome shotgun sequence genome:
- the ARVCF gene encoding splicing regulator ARVCF isoform X7 — MEDCNVHSAASILASVKEQEARFERLTRALEQERRHVALQLERAQQPGVGSGQPVPMAWQQLVLQEQSPGSQASLATMPEAPEVLEETVTVEEDPGTPTSHVSIVTSEDGTTRRTETKVTKTVKTVTTRTVRQVPVGPDGLPLLDGGPPLGPFTDCPLDRRFLLRGGGPAATLSRAYLSSGGSFPDGAEPRDVPSYGSLSRGLGIRPPRGGPGSGDGCFTLPGRREAFPSVPEPVTLAGRSQPERFQAEPYGLEDDTRSLAADDDGGPELEPEYGTATQRRPDCGRGHRARAYEDAADDGGELMEERPPFLATAAPLAQPERGSLGSLDRVVRRSPSVDSTRKEPRWRDPELPEVLAMLRHPVDPVKANAAAYLQHLCFENEGIKRRVRQLRGLPLLVALLDHPRAEVRRRACGALRNLSYGRDADNKAAIRDCGGVSALVRLLRAARDSEVRELVTGTLWNLSSYEPLKMVIIDHGLQTLTHEVIVPHSGWEREPNEDSKPRDAEWTTVFKNTSGCLRNVSSDGAEARRRLRECEGLVDALLHALQSAVGRKDTDNKSVENCVCIMRNLSYHVHKEVPGADRYQDAEPGPPGSALGSQRRRRDDAGCFGGKKAKEEWFHQGKKDSEMDRNFDTLDLPKRAEAAKGFELLYQPEVVRLYLSLLTESRNFNTLEAAAGALQNLSAGTWVWATYIRATVRKERGLPVLVELLRSETDKVVRAVAIALRNLSLDRRNKDLIGSYAMAELVRNVRSAQAPARPEIRLEEDTVVAVLNTIHEIVSDSLDNARSLLQARGVPALVALGASRPCGVTGSCAGPCRRKAGPRRVSSRLLLLPRGPREHRVPEALTTAPCHWWTKALNSAKA, encoded by the exons GAGCAGAGCCCGGGAAGCCAGGCCTCGCTGGCCACGATGCCAGAGGCCCCCGAGGTACTGGAGGAGACAGTGACGGTGGAGGAGGACCCTGGCACGCCCACCTCCCATGTGTCCATCGTAACATCGGAAGATGGCACTACCCGGCGCACTGAGACCAAG GTCACCAAGACTGTGAAGACAGTAACCACTAGAACAGTGCGCCAGGTGCCCGTAGGCCCAGACGGCCTACCCCTGTTGGATGGCGGCCCACCGCTAGGCCCCTTCACTGACTGCCCCCTGGACCGGCGCTTCTTGCTGAGAGGGGGCGGCCCGGCAGCCACACTCTCCCGAGCCTACCTCAGCAGTGGGGGCAGCTTTCCCGATGGCGCTGAGCCCCGTGACGTTCCCAGCTACGGCAGCCTGTCCCGTGGGTTGGGCATACGGCCCCCACGTGGTGGCCCAGGCTCCGGCGATGGCTGCTTCACGTTGCCTGGCCGGCGAGAAGCCTTCCCCTCTGTCCCTGAGCCTGTGACGCTAGCTGGCCGCTCCCAGCCTGAGCGCTTCCAGGCAGAGCCATATGGCTTGGAGGATGACACCCGCAGCCTGGCCGCTGATGACGACGGTGGCCCGGAGCTGGAGCCTGAATACGGCACTGCCACGCAGAGGAGGCCTGACTGTGGGCGGGGCCATCGTGCCAG GGCCTATGAGGATGCAGCAGATGATGGCGGGGAGCTGATGGAGGAGCGGCCCCCCTTCCTGGCTACGGCAGCCCCTCTGGCCCAGCCGGAACGGGGCAGCCTGGGCAGCCTGGACCGGGTGGTGCGGCGCTCACCCTCTGTGGACAGCACCCGCAAGGAGCCACGCTGGCGGGACCCCGAGCTGCCGGAGGTTCTGGCCATGCTGCGGCACCCCGTGGACCCCGTGAAGGCCAACGCGGCTGCCTACCTGCAGCACCTCTGCTTCGAGAACGAGGGCATCAAGCGTCGTGTGCGGCAGCTGCGGGGGCTGCCTCTGCTCGTGGCTCTGCTGGACCACCCAAGGGCAGAGGTGCGGCGCCGGGCCTGCGGGGCCCTGCGGAACCTGTCCTATGGCCGAGACGCTGACAACAAGGCCGCCATCCGGGACTGCGGCGGGGTGTCTGCCCTGGTGCGCCTGCTGCGCGCCGCCCGGGACAGCGAGGTCCGAGAGCTCgtcacag GCACCCTCTGGAACCTGTCGTCCTACGAGCCCCTGAAGATGGTCATCATTGACCATGGCCTGCAGACGCTGACCCACGAGGTCATCGTGCCCCACTCGGGCTGGGAGCGCGAGCCCAATGAGGACTCTAAGCCACGGGATGCCGAGTGGACGACAGTCTTCAAGAATACGTCTGGTTGCTTGAG GAACGTGAGCTCTGATGGTGCAGAGGCCCGGCGGAGGCTCCGGGAGTGTGAAGGGCTGGTGGATGCACTGCTGCACGCCCTGCAGTCAGCTGTGGGCAGGAAGGACACGGATAACAAG TCGGTGGAGAACTGCGTGTGCATCATGCGGAACCTGTCCTACCATGTGCACAAGGAGGTGCCTGGGGCCGACAGGTACCAGGACGCCGAGCCTGGGCCCCCCGGCAGTGCTCTTGGCTCCCAGCGCCGGAGGCGGGATGACGCCGGCTGTTTCGGTGGCAAGAAGGCCAAAG AGGAGTGGTTCCATCAAG GGAAGAAGGACAGTGAGATGGACCGGAACTTTGACACGCTGGACCTGCCCAAACGCGCCGAGGCCGCCAAAG GCTTTGAGCTGCTGTACCAGCCCGAGGTTGTCCGTCTGTACCTCTCCCTCCTCACCGAGAGCCGGAACTTCAACACCCTGGAGGCGGCTGCCGGGGCCTTACAGAACCTCAGCGCTGGCACCTGGGTG TGGGCCACGTACATCCGCGCCACGGTACGCAAGGAGCGGGGGCTGCCGGTGCTCGTGGAGTTGCTGCGGTCCGAGACCGACAAGGTGGTGCGTGCCGTCGCCATCGCCCTGCGCAACCTCTCGCTGGACCGTCGCAATAAGGACCTCATCG gGAGCTATGCCATGGCGGAGCTGGTGCGGAATGTGCGCAGTGCACAGGCACCGGCGCGACCCGAGATCCGCCTGGAGGAGGACACGGTGGTGGCCGTGCTCAACACCATCCACGAGATCGTGTCCGACAGCCTGGACAACGCGCGCTCGCTTCTGCAGGCTCGTGGCGTTCCTGCGCTCGTGGCGCTCGGCGCCTCCAG ACCGTGTGGAGTTACAGGGAGCTGCGCGGGGCCCTGCAGAAGGAAGGCTGGACCAAGGCGCGTTTCCAG TCGGCTGCTACTATTGCCAAGGGGCCCAAGGGAGCACCGAGTCCCAGAGGCTTTGACGACAGCACCTTGCCACTGGTGGACAAAAGCCTTG AACAGTGCAAAGGCGTAA
- the ARVCF gene encoding splicing regulator ARVCF isoform X2 — MEDCNVHSAASILASVKEQEARFERLTRALEQERRHVALQLERAQQPGVGSGQPVPMAWQQLVLQEQSPGSQASLATMPEAPEVLEETVTVEEDPGTPTSHVSIVTSEDGTTRRTETKVTKTVKTVTTRTVRQVPVGPDGLPLLDGGPPLGPFTDCPLDRRFLLRGGGPAATLSRAYLSSGGSFPDGAEPRDVPSYGSLSRGLGIRPPRGGPGSGDGCFTLPGRREAFPSVPEPVTLAGRSQPERFQAEPYGLEDDTRSLAADDDGGPELEPEYGTATQRRPDCGRGHRARAYEDAADDGGELMEERPPFLATAAPLAQPERGSLGSLDRVVRRSPSVDSTRKEPRWRDPELPEVLAMLRHPVDPVKANAAAYLQHLCFENEGIKRRVRQLRGLPLLVALLDHPRAEVRRRACGALRNLSYGRDADNKAAIRDCGGVSALVRLLRAARDSEVRELVTGTLWNLSSYEPLKMVIIDHGLQTLTHEVIVPHSGWEREPNEDSKPRDAEWTTVFKNTSGCLRNVSSDGAEARRRLRECEGLVDALLHALQSAVGRKDTDNKSVENCVCIMRNLSYHVHKEVPGADRYQDAEPGPPGSALGSQRRRRDDAGCFGGKKAKEEWFHQGKKDSEMDRNFDTLDLPKRAEAAKGFELLYQPEVVRLYLSLLTESRNFNTLEAAAGALQNLSAGTWVWATYIRATVRKERGLPVLVELLRSETDKVVRAVAIALRNLSLDRRNKDLIGSYAMAELVRNVRSAQAPARPEIRLEEDTVVAVLNTIHEIVSDSLDNARSLLQARGVPALVALGASSQSVREAKAASHVLQTVWSYRELRGALQKEGWTKARFQSAATIAKGPKGAPSPRGFDDSTLPLVDKSLDGENPGSQDVIPMEALGPDGYSTVGRRERRTQGSDPAGEASEKEPLKPAPCRKAPPPGPSRPAVRLVDAVGDTKPQPVDSWV; from the exons GAGCAGAGCCCGGGAAGCCAGGCCTCGCTGGCCACGATGCCAGAGGCCCCCGAGGTACTGGAGGAGACAGTGACGGTGGAGGAGGACCCTGGCACGCCCACCTCCCATGTGTCCATCGTAACATCGGAAGATGGCACTACCCGGCGCACTGAGACCAAG GTCACCAAGACTGTGAAGACAGTAACCACTAGAACAGTGCGCCAGGTGCCCGTAGGCCCAGACGGCCTACCCCTGTTGGATGGCGGCCCACCGCTAGGCCCCTTCACTGACTGCCCCCTGGACCGGCGCTTCTTGCTGAGAGGGGGCGGCCCGGCAGCCACACTCTCCCGAGCCTACCTCAGCAGTGGGGGCAGCTTTCCCGATGGCGCTGAGCCCCGTGACGTTCCCAGCTACGGCAGCCTGTCCCGTGGGTTGGGCATACGGCCCCCACGTGGTGGCCCAGGCTCCGGCGATGGCTGCTTCACGTTGCCTGGCCGGCGAGAAGCCTTCCCCTCTGTCCCTGAGCCTGTGACGCTAGCTGGCCGCTCCCAGCCTGAGCGCTTCCAGGCAGAGCCATATGGCTTGGAGGATGACACCCGCAGCCTGGCCGCTGATGACGACGGTGGCCCGGAGCTGGAGCCTGAATACGGCACTGCCACGCAGAGGAGGCCTGACTGTGGGCGGGGCCATCGTGCCAG GGCCTATGAGGATGCAGCAGATGATGGCGGGGAGCTGATGGAGGAGCGGCCCCCCTTCCTGGCTACGGCAGCCCCTCTGGCCCAGCCGGAACGGGGCAGCCTGGGCAGCCTGGACCGGGTGGTGCGGCGCTCACCCTCTGTGGACAGCACCCGCAAGGAGCCACGCTGGCGGGACCCCGAGCTGCCGGAGGTTCTGGCCATGCTGCGGCACCCCGTGGACCCCGTGAAGGCCAACGCGGCTGCCTACCTGCAGCACCTCTGCTTCGAGAACGAGGGCATCAAGCGTCGTGTGCGGCAGCTGCGGGGGCTGCCTCTGCTCGTGGCTCTGCTGGACCACCCAAGGGCAGAGGTGCGGCGCCGGGCCTGCGGGGCCCTGCGGAACCTGTCCTATGGCCGAGACGCTGACAACAAGGCCGCCATCCGGGACTGCGGCGGGGTGTCTGCCCTGGTGCGCCTGCTGCGCGCCGCCCGGGACAGCGAGGTCCGAGAGCTCgtcacag GCACCCTCTGGAACCTGTCGTCCTACGAGCCCCTGAAGATGGTCATCATTGACCATGGCCTGCAGACGCTGACCCACGAGGTCATCGTGCCCCACTCGGGCTGGGAGCGCGAGCCCAATGAGGACTCTAAGCCACGGGATGCCGAGTGGACGACAGTCTTCAAGAATACGTCTGGTTGCTTGAG GAACGTGAGCTCTGATGGTGCAGAGGCCCGGCGGAGGCTCCGGGAGTGTGAAGGGCTGGTGGATGCACTGCTGCACGCCCTGCAGTCAGCTGTGGGCAGGAAGGACACGGATAACAAG TCGGTGGAGAACTGCGTGTGCATCATGCGGAACCTGTCCTACCATGTGCACAAGGAGGTGCCTGGGGCCGACAGGTACCAGGACGCCGAGCCTGGGCCCCCCGGCAGTGCTCTTGGCTCCCAGCGCCGGAGGCGGGATGACGCCGGCTGTTTCGGTGGCAAGAAGGCCAAAG AGGAGTGGTTCCATCAAG GGAAGAAGGACAGTGAGATGGACCGGAACTTTGACACGCTGGACCTGCCCAAACGCGCCGAGGCCGCCAAAG GCTTTGAGCTGCTGTACCAGCCCGAGGTTGTCCGTCTGTACCTCTCCCTCCTCACCGAGAGCCGGAACTTCAACACCCTGGAGGCGGCTGCCGGGGCCTTACAGAACCTCAGCGCTGGCACCTGGGTG TGGGCCACGTACATCCGCGCCACGGTACGCAAGGAGCGGGGGCTGCCGGTGCTCGTGGAGTTGCTGCGGTCCGAGACCGACAAGGTGGTGCGTGCCGTCGCCATCGCCCTGCGCAACCTCTCGCTGGACCGTCGCAATAAGGACCTCATCG gGAGCTATGCCATGGCGGAGCTGGTGCGGAATGTGCGCAGTGCACAGGCACCGGCGCGACCCGAGATCCGCCTGGAGGAGGACACGGTGGTGGCCGTGCTCAACACCATCCACGAGATCGTGTCCGACAGCCTGGACAACGCGCGCTCGCTTCTGCAGGCTCGTGGCGTTCCTGCGCTCGTGGCGCTCGGCGCCTCCAG CCAATCGGTGCGCGAGGCGAAGGCCGCGTCCCACGTGCTGCAGACCGTGTGGAGTTACAGGGAGCTGCGCGGGGCCCTGCAGAAGGAAGGCTGGACCAAGGCGCGTTTCCAG TCGGCTGCTACTATTGCCAAGGGGCCCAAGGGAGCACCGAGTCCCAGAGGCTTTGACGACAGCACCTTGCCACTGGTGGACAAAAGCCTTG ATGGGGAGAACCCGGGCAGCCAGGATGTGATCCCCATGGAGGCACTTGGCCCAG ACGGATACTCCACTGTGGGCCGGAGGGAGCGGAGGACGCAAGGCAGCGACCCTGCAGGGGAGGCCTCGGAGAAGGAACCACTGAAA CCCGCCCCCTGCAGGAAGGCTCCTCCTCCCGGGCCCAGCAGGCCCGCAGTCAGGCTGGTGGACGCCGTGGGGGACACCAAGCCTCAGCCCGTTGACTCCTGGGTCTAG
- the ARVCF gene encoding splicing regulator ARVCF isoform X14: MPAELRQEQSPGSQASLATMPEAPEVLEETVTVEEDPGTPTSHVSIVTSEDGTTRRTETKVTKTVKTVTTRTVRQVPVGPDGLPLLDGGPPLGPFTDCPLDRRFLLRGGGPAATLSRAYLSSGGSFPDGAEPRDVPSYGSLSRGLGIRPPRGGPGSGDGCFTLPGRREAFPSVPEPVTLAGRSQPERFQAEPYGLEDDTRSLAADDDGGPELEPEYGTATQRRPDCGRGHRARAYEDAADDGGELMEERPPFLATAAPLAQPERGSLGSLDRVVRRSPSVDSTRKEPRWRDPELPEVLAMLRHPVDPVKANAAAYLQHLCFENEGIKRRVRQLRGLPLLVALLDHPRAEVRRRACGALRNLSYGRDADNKAAIRDCGGVSALVRLLRAARDSEVRELVTGTLWNLSSYEPLKMVIIDHGLQTLTHEVIVPHSGWEREPNEDSKPRDAEWTTVFKNTSGCLRNVSSDGAEARRRLRECEGLVDALLHALQSAVGRKDTDNKSVENCVCIMRNLSYHVHKEVPGADRYQDAEPGPPGSALGSQRRRRDDAGCFGGKKAKEEWFHQGKKDSEMDRNFDTLDLPKRAEAAKGFELLYQPEVVRLYLSLLTESRNFNTLEAAAGALQNLSAGTWVWATYIRATVRKERGLPVLVELLRSETDKVVRAVAIALRNLSLDRRNKDLIGSYAMAELVRNVRSAQAPARPEIRLEEDTVVAVLNTIHEIVSDSLDNARSLLQARGVPALVALGASSQSVREAKAASHVLQTVWSYRELRGALQKEGWTKARFQSAATIAKGPKGAPSPRGFDDSTLPLVDKSLDGENPGSQDVIPMEALGPDGYSTVGRRERRTQGSDPAGEASEKEPLKPAPCRKAPPPGPSRPAVRLVDAVGDTKPQPVDSWV; the protein is encoded by the exons GAGCAGAGCCCGGGAAGCCAGGCCTCGCTGGCCACGATGCCAGAGGCCCCCGAGGTACTGGAGGAGACAGTGACGGTGGAGGAGGACCCTGGCACGCCCACCTCCCATGTGTCCATCGTAACATCGGAAGATGGCACTACCCGGCGCACTGAGACCAAG GTCACCAAGACTGTGAAGACAGTAACCACTAGAACAGTGCGCCAGGTGCCCGTAGGCCCAGACGGCCTACCCCTGTTGGATGGCGGCCCACCGCTAGGCCCCTTCACTGACTGCCCCCTGGACCGGCGCTTCTTGCTGAGAGGGGGCGGCCCGGCAGCCACACTCTCCCGAGCCTACCTCAGCAGTGGGGGCAGCTTTCCCGATGGCGCTGAGCCCCGTGACGTTCCCAGCTACGGCAGCCTGTCCCGTGGGTTGGGCATACGGCCCCCACGTGGTGGCCCAGGCTCCGGCGATGGCTGCTTCACGTTGCCTGGCCGGCGAGAAGCCTTCCCCTCTGTCCCTGAGCCTGTGACGCTAGCTGGCCGCTCCCAGCCTGAGCGCTTCCAGGCAGAGCCATATGGCTTGGAGGATGACACCCGCAGCCTGGCCGCTGATGACGACGGTGGCCCGGAGCTGGAGCCTGAATACGGCACTGCCACGCAGAGGAGGCCTGACTGTGGGCGGGGCCATCGTGCCAG GGCCTATGAGGATGCAGCAGATGATGGCGGGGAGCTGATGGAGGAGCGGCCCCCCTTCCTGGCTACGGCAGCCCCTCTGGCCCAGCCGGAACGGGGCAGCCTGGGCAGCCTGGACCGGGTGGTGCGGCGCTCACCCTCTGTGGACAGCACCCGCAAGGAGCCACGCTGGCGGGACCCCGAGCTGCCGGAGGTTCTGGCCATGCTGCGGCACCCCGTGGACCCCGTGAAGGCCAACGCGGCTGCCTACCTGCAGCACCTCTGCTTCGAGAACGAGGGCATCAAGCGTCGTGTGCGGCAGCTGCGGGGGCTGCCTCTGCTCGTGGCTCTGCTGGACCACCCAAGGGCAGAGGTGCGGCGCCGGGCCTGCGGGGCCCTGCGGAACCTGTCCTATGGCCGAGACGCTGACAACAAGGCCGCCATCCGGGACTGCGGCGGGGTGTCTGCCCTGGTGCGCCTGCTGCGCGCCGCCCGGGACAGCGAGGTCCGAGAGCTCgtcacag GCACCCTCTGGAACCTGTCGTCCTACGAGCCCCTGAAGATGGTCATCATTGACCATGGCCTGCAGACGCTGACCCACGAGGTCATCGTGCCCCACTCGGGCTGGGAGCGCGAGCCCAATGAGGACTCTAAGCCACGGGATGCCGAGTGGACGACAGTCTTCAAGAATACGTCTGGTTGCTTGAG GAACGTGAGCTCTGATGGTGCAGAGGCCCGGCGGAGGCTCCGGGAGTGTGAAGGGCTGGTGGATGCACTGCTGCACGCCCTGCAGTCAGCTGTGGGCAGGAAGGACACGGATAACAAG TCGGTGGAGAACTGCGTGTGCATCATGCGGAACCTGTCCTACCATGTGCACAAGGAGGTGCCTGGGGCCGACAGGTACCAGGACGCCGAGCCTGGGCCCCCCGGCAGTGCTCTTGGCTCCCAGCGCCGGAGGCGGGATGACGCCGGCTGTTTCGGTGGCAAGAAGGCCAAAG AGGAGTGGTTCCATCAAG GGAAGAAGGACAGTGAGATGGACCGGAACTTTGACACGCTGGACCTGCCCAAACGCGCCGAGGCCGCCAAAG GCTTTGAGCTGCTGTACCAGCCCGAGGTTGTCCGTCTGTACCTCTCCCTCCTCACCGAGAGCCGGAACTTCAACACCCTGGAGGCGGCTGCCGGGGCCTTACAGAACCTCAGCGCTGGCACCTGGGTG TGGGCCACGTACATCCGCGCCACGGTACGCAAGGAGCGGGGGCTGCCGGTGCTCGTGGAGTTGCTGCGGTCCGAGACCGACAAGGTGGTGCGTGCCGTCGCCATCGCCCTGCGCAACCTCTCGCTGGACCGTCGCAATAAGGACCTCATCG gGAGCTATGCCATGGCGGAGCTGGTGCGGAATGTGCGCAGTGCACAGGCACCGGCGCGACCCGAGATCCGCCTGGAGGAGGACACGGTGGTGGCCGTGCTCAACACCATCCACGAGATCGTGTCCGACAGCCTGGACAACGCGCGCTCGCTTCTGCAGGCTCGTGGCGTTCCTGCGCTCGTGGCGCTCGGCGCCTCCAG CCAATCGGTGCGCGAGGCGAAGGCCGCGTCCCACGTGCTGCAGACCGTGTGGAGTTACAGGGAGCTGCGCGGGGCCCTGCAGAAGGAAGGCTGGACCAAGGCGCGTTTCCAG TCGGCTGCTACTATTGCCAAGGGGCCCAAGGGAGCACCGAGTCCCAGAGGCTTTGACGACAGCACCTTGCCACTGGTGGACAAAAGCCTTG ATGGGGAGAACCCGGGCAGCCAGGATGTGATCCCCATGGAGGCACTTGGCCCAG ACGGATACTCCACTGTGGGCCGGAGGGAGCGGAGGACGCAAGGCAGCGACCCTGCAGGGGAGGCCTCGGAGAAGGAACCACTGAAA CCCGCCCCCTGCAGGAAGGCTCCTCCTCCCGGGCCCAGCAGGCCCGCAGTCAGGCTGGTGGACGCCGTGGGGGACACCAAGCCTCAGCCCGTTGACTCCTGGGTCTAG
- the ARVCF gene encoding splicing regulator ARVCF isoform X3 codes for MEDCNVHSAASILASVKEQEARFERLTRALEQERRHVALQLERAQQPGVGSGQPVPMAWQQLVLQEQSPGSQASLATMPEAPEVLEETVTVEEDPGTPTSHVSIVTSEDGTTRRTETKVTKTVKTVTTRTVRQVPVGPDGLPLLDGGPPLGPFTDCPLDRRFLLRGGGPAATLSRAYLSSGGSFPDGAEPRDVPSYGSLSRGLGIRPPRGGPGSGDGCFTLPGRREAFPSVPEPVTLAGRSQPERFQAEPYGLEDDTRSLAADDDGGPELEPEYGTATQRRPDCGRGHRARAYEDAADDGGELMEERPPFLATAAPLAQPERGSLGSLDRVVRRSPSVDSTRKEPRWRDPELPEVLAMLRHPVDPVKANAAAYLQHLCFENEGIKRRVRQLRGLPLLVALLDHPRAEVRRRACGALRNLSYGRDADNKAAIRDCGGVSALVRLLRAARDSEVRELVTGTLWNLSSYEPLKMVIIDHGLQTLTHEVIVPHSGWEREPNEDSKPRDAEWTTVFKNTSGCLRNVSSDGAEARRRLRECEGLVDALLHALQSAVGRKDTDNKSVENCVCIMRNLSYHVHKEVPGADRYQDAEPGPPGSALGSQRRRRDDAGCFGGKKAKGKKDSEMDRNFDTLDLPKRAEAAKGFELLYQPEVVRLYLSLLTESRNFNTLEAAAGALQNLSAGTWVWATYIRATVRKERGLPVLVELLRSETDKVVRAVAIALRNLSLDRRNKDLIGSYAMAELVRNVRSAQAPARPEIRLEEDTVVAVLNTIHEIVSDSLDNARSLLQARGVPALVALGASSQSVREAKAASHVLQTVWSYRELRGALQKEGWTKARFQSAATIAKGPKGAPSPRGFDDSTLPLVDKSLDGENPGSQDVIPMEALGPDGYSTVGRRERRTQGSDPAGEASEKEPLKPAPCRKAPPPGPSRPAVRLVDAVGDTKPQPVDSWV; via the exons GAGCAGAGCCCGGGAAGCCAGGCCTCGCTGGCCACGATGCCAGAGGCCCCCGAGGTACTGGAGGAGACAGTGACGGTGGAGGAGGACCCTGGCACGCCCACCTCCCATGTGTCCATCGTAACATCGGAAGATGGCACTACCCGGCGCACTGAGACCAAG GTCACCAAGACTGTGAAGACAGTAACCACTAGAACAGTGCGCCAGGTGCCCGTAGGCCCAGACGGCCTACCCCTGTTGGATGGCGGCCCACCGCTAGGCCCCTTCACTGACTGCCCCCTGGACCGGCGCTTCTTGCTGAGAGGGGGCGGCCCGGCAGCCACACTCTCCCGAGCCTACCTCAGCAGTGGGGGCAGCTTTCCCGATGGCGCTGAGCCCCGTGACGTTCCCAGCTACGGCAGCCTGTCCCGTGGGTTGGGCATACGGCCCCCACGTGGTGGCCCAGGCTCCGGCGATGGCTGCTTCACGTTGCCTGGCCGGCGAGAAGCCTTCCCCTCTGTCCCTGAGCCTGTGACGCTAGCTGGCCGCTCCCAGCCTGAGCGCTTCCAGGCAGAGCCATATGGCTTGGAGGATGACACCCGCAGCCTGGCCGCTGATGACGACGGTGGCCCGGAGCTGGAGCCTGAATACGGCACTGCCACGCAGAGGAGGCCTGACTGTGGGCGGGGCCATCGTGCCAG GGCCTATGAGGATGCAGCAGATGATGGCGGGGAGCTGATGGAGGAGCGGCCCCCCTTCCTGGCTACGGCAGCCCCTCTGGCCCAGCCGGAACGGGGCAGCCTGGGCAGCCTGGACCGGGTGGTGCGGCGCTCACCCTCTGTGGACAGCACCCGCAAGGAGCCACGCTGGCGGGACCCCGAGCTGCCGGAGGTTCTGGCCATGCTGCGGCACCCCGTGGACCCCGTGAAGGCCAACGCGGCTGCCTACCTGCAGCACCTCTGCTTCGAGAACGAGGGCATCAAGCGTCGTGTGCGGCAGCTGCGGGGGCTGCCTCTGCTCGTGGCTCTGCTGGACCACCCAAGGGCAGAGGTGCGGCGCCGGGCCTGCGGGGCCCTGCGGAACCTGTCCTATGGCCGAGACGCTGACAACAAGGCCGCCATCCGGGACTGCGGCGGGGTGTCTGCCCTGGTGCGCCTGCTGCGCGCCGCCCGGGACAGCGAGGTCCGAGAGCTCgtcacag GCACCCTCTGGAACCTGTCGTCCTACGAGCCCCTGAAGATGGTCATCATTGACCATGGCCTGCAGACGCTGACCCACGAGGTCATCGTGCCCCACTCGGGCTGGGAGCGCGAGCCCAATGAGGACTCTAAGCCACGGGATGCCGAGTGGACGACAGTCTTCAAGAATACGTCTGGTTGCTTGAG GAACGTGAGCTCTGATGGTGCAGAGGCCCGGCGGAGGCTCCGGGAGTGTGAAGGGCTGGTGGATGCACTGCTGCACGCCCTGCAGTCAGCTGTGGGCAGGAAGGACACGGATAACAAG TCGGTGGAGAACTGCGTGTGCATCATGCGGAACCTGTCCTACCATGTGCACAAGGAGGTGCCTGGGGCCGACAGGTACCAGGACGCCGAGCCTGGGCCCCCCGGCAGTGCTCTTGGCTCCCAGCGCCGGAGGCGGGATGACGCCGGCTGTTTCGGTGGCAAGAAGGCCAAAG GGAAGAAGGACAGTGAGATGGACCGGAACTTTGACACGCTGGACCTGCCCAAACGCGCCGAGGCCGCCAAAG GCTTTGAGCTGCTGTACCAGCCCGAGGTTGTCCGTCTGTACCTCTCCCTCCTCACCGAGAGCCGGAACTTCAACACCCTGGAGGCGGCTGCCGGGGCCTTACAGAACCTCAGCGCTGGCACCTGGGTG TGGGCCACGTACATCCGCGCCACGGTACGCAAGGAGCGGGGGCTGCCGGTGCTCGTGGAGTTGCTGCGGTCCGAGACCGACAAGGTGGTGCGTGCCGTCGCCATCGCCCTGCGCAACCTCTCGCTGGACCGTCGCAATAAGGACCTCATCG gGAGCTATGCCATGGCGGAGCTGGTGCGGAATGTGCGCAGTGCACAGGCACCGGCGCGACCCGAGATCCGCCTGGAGGAGGACACGGTGGTGGCCGTGCTCAACACCATCCACGAGATCGTGTCCGACAGCCTGGACAACGCGCGCTCGCTTCTGCAGGCTCGTGGCGTTCCTGCGCTCGTGGCGCTCGGCGCCTCCAG CCAATCGGTGCGCGAGGCGAAGGCCGCGTCCCACGTGCTGCAGACCGTGTGGAGTTACAGGGAGCTGCGCGGGGCCCTGCAGAAGGAAGGCTGGACCAAGGCGCGTTTCCAG TCGGCTGCTACTATTGCCAAGGGGCCCAAGGGAGCACCGAGTCCCAGAGGCTTTGACGACAGCACCTTGCCACTGGTGGACAAAAGCCTTG ATGGGGAGAACCCGGGCAGCCAGGATGTGATCCCCATGGAGGCACTTGGCCCAG ACGGATACTCCACTGTGGGCCGGAGGGAGCGGAGGACGCAAGGCAGCGACCCTGCAGGGGAGGCCTCGGAGAAGGAACCACTGAAA CCCGCCCCCTGCAGGAAGGCTCCTCCTCCCGGGCCCAGCAGGCCCGCAGTCAGGCTGGTGGACGCCGTGGGGGACACCAAGCCTCAGCCCGTTGACTCCTGGGTCTAG